From Micromonospora carbonacea:
AGGAGGAGAAGGTGCCCGTGGCGGCCTGACCCGCCGCCGGGGCGGCCCGCGTGGCCGCCCCGGCACGGGGCCGGGGGCCTGCGGCGGTCCACCGCCGCAGGCCCCCGGTGTGCTCAGGCCCCCGGGGGGTCGGCCAGGTCGGCGGCGGCGACGTCGTCGGGCTCGGCGACCCAGCCGGAGAAGACGGGCACGCCGTGCCACGGGCCGGTGCCGCCGCCGCGCCGGTCGGTGGCGACGGCCACCACCGCGTACGGGTGGCCGAAGCGCAGCTCCGCGACGCGGGCCACCCCCAGCGGGGGCAGGCTGACCCGCGCGAACATCCCGGTGACGGCCGCCGCGGCGAACCCGTACCGGTCGTAGCGGGCCGCGACCGCCTGCCGGGCCCGCACGTCGCCCGCGCCGACCAGCGGGGCCAGCACCCGGCCGGCCGCGGTGAACCCGAGCCCGGTCAGGTCGTGCTCGTCGCGGGCCGACCAGCAGGGCAGCGCCGCCGTGTGCCGCTGCTCCCGGCGGTCGGGGGCGAACGTGCGCACGGCCTCCTCGCGCAGCGTCCACAGCGTCGTCTCGCCCAGCGGCAGGTCGAACAGCGACCGCCGGCCGGCGGGCTCGTCGGCGTCGGCGGCGATCCGGTACGCGGCGGCGAGCACGTCGGGCGGGGCCACCCCGGGCGCGGCGGCCACCGAGACCACCGACAGCCCCGCCCCGGTGGCCCCGCCGCTGCCGTCCGTGCCGGTGTCCGCGCCGCCCGCCTCGTGCCCGCCGTCCACGGCCGGCTGCGCCGCCGCCACGTGCACGGCCACGTCCCCGGCCTCCGGCGTCGCGGCGATCCACGCGCGGTGCCCGTGCGCCGGGGTGCGCAGCACCCGGGTCAGCCGCCCCGCCCACGGGCTGTCCGGGCCGAGCGCCCCGGCCGGGGCGAGGTCGAACGGGGCGGCCCAGGAGATCCGGGTGGCCACGGCCGAGGCCAGGGCGAGCGCCACCCGGGGGTCGAGGGCCAGCGGGAACCGCTCGATCAGCCCGAGGCTGTGCTCGCGGGCCCACGCGTCGAGGCCGGCCTGGTCGGGCAGCGGGCCGGTCCCGGTGGCGCGGGGGAGGGCGGCCCGCCAGGCGTCCAGCCCGGCGCTCCCGGTGCCGGGCCGGTGCCAGACGGCCGTCGCCGACGGCACCAGGGGATGCGGCGCGTCCAGCAGGTCGGCGGCGATCCGGGCGGCCCGCGCCGGCGCGGTGCCCAGGGCGTCGGCGAGGGCGGCGGCGTCCCCGTCGAGCCCGGCGTGCCCGTCGAGTCCGGCGTTTCCGTCCGGTCCGGCGGCGTGCCCGTGGGGTCCGGCGGCGTCGCCCTCGGGGGCGGCCGATGCGCAGAGGGCGAGCAGCAGCCACGCGCCCAGCGGGGACGCGACGTGGTGCCGGTCGCCGGCCGTGGCGTGCAGCCGGGCGGCGTAGCGGGCCAGCGGGGCGTGGAGGTTCGTCGTCATCCCCCCACTGTGCCCGCCCCGGCCCGTTCGCGCGGCGGGCGGCCGCGCGGCGTCCGCCGGCCGCCGTGGCTGGGCGGCGGGCCGGGGGACGGGTTAGGCTGCCCGCCGTGGCAGGTCTGTTGAGGAGTGTGGCGTCCCGGCTGGGGCGGGTGGCCCGCGGCGGGGCCGCGCCGACGCGTACCCCCGGTCCGATCCCGGCCCAGGTGGCGCGGCGTCGGCAGGTCACGGCGTTGCAGCGCCGGGAGCTCAGCTACGCCCCCGAGCCCGACGGGCAGGCCGACCCGGGCGAGGTCGTCTGGACCTGGGTCCCCTACGAGGACGACCCCCGGCAGGGCAAGGACCGCCCGGTGCTGGTGGTGGGGCGCTCCAGCCGCACCCTGTTCGGCCTGATGCTGTCCAGCCAGAGCGAGCGGGACGGCCAGCGGCACTGGCTGGCGTTGGGCCCGGGCGCCTGGGACCGGGACAACCGGCCCAGCTGGGTGCGGCTCGACCGCGTCCTCACCATGCGGGAGGACAGCATCCGCCGGGAGGGCGCGGTGCTGGACCGGGCGCGCTTCGACCGGGTCGGCCAGGCCCTGCGCGGCGGCTACGGCTGGCGCTGAGCCCCGCCGCCCCGTCGCGGCCCCGCCGCCGGCGGGGCGTCAGCACTCGGCGAGGCGCGCGCTGTCGATGAGCTGGCGGGCGGAGCGGGACGCGCCGACGCTCTTCGCCCGGTACATCGCGGCGTCGGCGCGGTCGAGCGCCTCGGTGAGCTGGGTCGGGCAGGTGACGGGGGCGAGCCCGACGGAGGCGGTGACCCGCAGGCTCAGGCCGCCGAGGGGGATCGGCGCGGCGAGCGACTCGCAGAGCCGGCGGGAGGCGTGCTCGATCCAGCGCCGGTCGACGGTCGGGGTGGCCAGCAGTCCCGCGAACTCGTCGCCGCCGAGGCGGGCCACGAGGTTGTCCCCGGCGAAGGCGGCCAGCCGTTCGGCCACGCTGATCAGCACCTGGTCCCCGGCGGCGTGCCCGTAGCGGTCGTTGACCTGCTTGAAGTCGTCGAGGTCCAGCACGATGGCGATCAGCGGCTGGCCGGCGGTGTCGGTGAGCAGGGTCGCGGCCAGCCGGAAGAAGGCCCGCCGGTTGGGCAGCCCGGTGAGCGGGTCGTGGCTGGCGGCGTGCCGCTCGGCGGCCAGCTCCGCCTGGAGGTGTTCGATCTCCGCCTCGGCCAGCATGGCCCGGCGGCGCAGTTGCCAAGCGGAGACCAGGGCCCCGGCGGCCGAGATGCCGGACGCGATGGTCAACGGATCCGGCACGAACCCTCCTCACCGCGTCTGCCCACGCGCCCGACCGCTGCCGCCGTGCCCGTGGGGCTCCTGTTTTCCCTGGTACAGCCCCAGGTGAGGTAACCCAAAGTGAACACCTGGGTACACCCTCGTTGGGCTATCATGCTCGCTGTCCGGTGCAGATGCAATAGCAGATGCACGTGCAGCAAATCCCGTCGTAAGCCCCGCCCCTCGCCAGCACACCGCTCCTCCCCGCGGCATCGGCAGGCTCTTGACAAGAAAGATGCCCCATGCAGCAGCCCCGCAACGGCGTTCCCACTGCACAGCTCCCTCCGCTGACCTGGTTGAAGAGTCGACGGAGCAATCCCAGCGGCAACTGCGTCGAGCTTGCCGAGCTACCCGGCGGCGCCGGAATCGCCGTCCGTAACTCCCGCTACCCCGATGGTCCGGCGCTGATCTACACGATCGACGAGATCGCGGCATTCGTCCTCGGCGCCCGGGACGGCGACTTCGACCACCTCATCGGCTGACCCTGGGTCACCCTTCGGCTGCGTCCCGTCAACGGGACCGAAACGCCGGTCGGGCCGGGTTCACCTCACTGTCGGTCCATGGCATGCTTACACGTCGGCCGGGGTGGGGCCCGGTGCGACGAAGGCAGCAAGCGGAGGTCGGCGCGTGACGATGGTTCCCACGGAGGGTGGCCCGGCCACCGGCCCGACCGTGCTGCGCATGCTGCTCGGCGCGCAGCTACGCCGTCTGCGGGAGGCCAGCGGGGTGACCCGGGAGGGCGCCGGCTGGGAGATCCGGTCCTCCGAGTCGAAGATCAGCCGGATGGAGCTGGGCCGGGTCGGCTTCAAGGAGCGCGACGTCGCGGACCTGCTCAGCCTCTACGGCGTCACCGACGCCACGGAGCGGGAGGCCCTGCTCAAGCTCGCCCGCGACGCCAACAGCCCCGGCTGGTGGCACCGCTACGGCGACGTGCTCCCGTCGTGGTTCCAGTCGTACCTCGGCCTGGAGGCGGCCGCCGCGCTGATCCGCAGCTACGAGGTGCAGTTCGTGCCGGGCCTGCTGCAGACCCCGGAGTACGCCCGGGCCGTCGTCCTGCTCGGCCACCGGGGGGCCGGGGCGGACGAGATCGACCGCCGGGTGAGCCTGCGCATGCAGCGCCAGGAGCTGCTCCGTCGCCCCCGGCCGCCGCAACTGTGGGCCGTCGTGGACGAGGCGGCGCTGCGCCGGCCGATCGGTGGCCCCCAGGTCATGCACGACCAGCTCACCGCCCTGATCGAGGCGACCCGGGCGTCGCACGTGCGGTTGCAGATCATCCCGTTCGACGCGGGCGGCCACGCCGCGGCCGGCGGCGCGTTCACTATCCTGCGCTTCGGCGACCAGGACCTGCCCGACATCGTCTACATCGAGCAGCTCACCAGCGCGATCTACCTCGACAAGCGCGAGGACCTCGACTACTACGCGGCGGCCATGGAACGACTCTGCGTCGAGGCCGAGCCGCCGGAGCGCACGCCGGAACTCCTCACCCGGCTGCGCGACGAGCTCTATCCGCAGTAGCGGGTTCCCTGGTCGGGGCCGTGGCGCGGGCTGCCTCTACCATGGTCGACACCGGCGACAGTGGACGGACGCCGCGCAACAGGTAAGCGCAGAGCCATGGAGGCACCCCTTGACCACCGATGCCCCCGGCACCTCGACCGGTCCCGCCCACCCCAGCGACCGGATCGACACCTCGGTGGCGCATCCCGCCCGCCGCTACAACTACCTGCTCGGCGGCAAGGACAACTTCCAGGCCGACCGCGACTCCGGGGACGCGATGGCCGCGGCCTTCCCGACCATCCGCACCGCCGCCCTGGAGAACCGCCGCTTCCTCAAGCGGGCCGTCGGCCACCTCGCCCGCGAGGCCGGCGTCCGGCAGTTCCTCGACATCGGCACCGGCATCCCCACCGCCGACAACACCCACGAGGTCGCCCAGGCCGCCGACCCGCACGCCCGGGTGGTATACGTCGACAACGACCCCATCGTGCTCGCCCACGCCCGGGCGTTGCTGACCAGCACGCCCGAGGGCGCGACCGCCTACATCGACGCCGACCTGCGGGACCCGGAGCGGATCCTGAGCCACCCCGACCTGCTCCGCACCCTCGACCTGGGGCAGCCGGTGGCGCTGATGCTGGTCGCGATCCTGCACTTCCTGCCCGACCCCGACCACCCGTACGACGTGGTCCGTCGGTTGCTGGAAGCGCTGCCCGCCGGCAGCTACCTGGCCGCCTCGCACGCCACCTACGACCACCTTCCCGAGCAGGTGGCGCAGGAGTCCATCGCGGCGACGCGGACCGGCGGGGCGAACAACGTGATCAGCCTGCGCAGCCGGGCGGAGTTCGCCGGCTTCTTCGCCGGGCTGGAGCTCGTCGACCCGGGCATCGTCTCGATCGCGCAGTGGCGCGCCGAGCGGGAGCCCCTGCCCCGGCCCTCGGTGGTCGACGTCAGCATGTACGGGGCAGTGGCCCGCAAGCCCTGACCGCCGCCACCGGCCCGGCTTCCGCGCGTCACCACGACTGGTGCCCGACGCCGACGGACAGACGCGTCTGCTTGCCCGACGCCGACGGACAGGCAGATGCGACTGGTGCCCGACGCCGACCGGCAGGCAGACTGGACCACGATGTCGCCGTTCACGCCCACCCTGCGCCTGCACGACCGCTACGTCCTGCGCGAGCGCATCGGCCTCGGCGGCATGTCCGAGGTGTGGCGCGCCGACGACGAGGTCCTGCACCGCCCCGTCGCCGTCAAGGCCCTCGCGGCCGAACTCGCCGCCGACCCGCACCTGCGCGCCACCATCCAGCGCGAGGCGCGGGCCGCCGCCCGGCTCACCCACCCGCACGTCACCCAGGTGTACGACTACGGCGAGGCGGCCCTCGGGGGCGGGACGGTGGTGCCGTACCTGGTGATGGAGCTCGTCGAGGGGCACAGCCTCGCCGACCGGCTCGCCTCCGGCCCGCTGCCCTGGCCCGAAGCCGTCCGGCTGGCCGGGCAGGTCGCCGCCGCCCTGGCCGCCGCGCACCGCATCGGCGTGGTGCACCGCGACATCAAGCCCGCCAACATCATGCTCACCGAGAGCGGCGCGAAGGTGCTCGACTTCGGCATCGCCGCCCTCGCCGGGCCGCACCAGCCCCGCACCGGCCCCGACGGCGATCCCCGCCCCGGGCGTTCCGGGTCCGCTCCGGGGGCGCACCAGTCCCGTCCGGGGCCGGACGACGAGCCGATGATGGGCACGCCCGCCTACCTCGCCCCCGAGCGGTTCCGCCCCGGGCCGCCGAACCCGGCCAGCGACGTGTACGCCCTCGGCGCCCTGCTCCACCGCGCCCTCGCCGGCCGCGCCCCGCTGCCCGTGCAGACCTGGGCGGACGCCCTCGAAGCGCACGCGCAGCGCCGGCAGCCCCCGCCGCTGCGCGTCCCCGGGCTGCCCCCGGACGTCGCCGCGCTCACCCTCGCCTGCCTGAGCGCCGACCCGGCCCGCCGACCCAGCGCCGCCCAGCTGGCCCGCCGGCTCGGCGCGACACCGGCCGGGACCCGGCCCGCCGCCGCGTCGGCCCCGGCCCGGCCCGCCGACCCGACGCCCCCGGACCACCCGCCCACGCTGGTGGACCGCGCCGGGTCCTGGGCGGCCCCCGCCCGCCCCGGGCGGTCGTCCGGTCCGGCGTCCCCGCCCGCCCGGGTGCCCGGGCCCGTCCCGGCGGCGGAGCCCGCCCGCCGCGCGCCGCGCGGCCCGGGCCAGGGCAACCGCCTCCTCGGCGTGCTCGTCGCCGCCGGGATGGCGCTGCTCGTCGGCGTGGTCGCGCTGCTCGCCCTCGGCGACGGCGCGCCGCCCCCGCCGTCCGGGGCGCCCACGACCGTCGCCTCCGCCGCCGGTAAGCCGACCGAGCCGCCCCGGTCGGCCGCCGCCCCGCCCACCACCGCCCGCTCGTTGCCGGTCACGTTGCGCCAGCTCGCCGCCGAGTTCACCGCCCTGATCGACGAGGCGCAGGCGCGCGGCGACATCGACCGCGAGACCGCCGACGACCTGCGCGAGGAGGTCGCCGAGCTCAACCGGGGCAGGCTCAAGGACCGGGCCAAGCATCTGCGGGACCTGCGCGAGGACATCGCCGAGGCGGTCGAGCGCGACGAGATCGGCGGGGAGACCGCCGCCCGGCTCCGGGAACTGCTCACCGGCTTCCCGGGGGCGCGCGGCGACGCGGCGGGCTGACGGGCCACACCGACGCCGGCCGTCCACGGTGTACGGCCCGCCCGTCGTCGCGTCGGCGGGGCGTGGCAGCCGGCGGGAACGGTCACTACCGTTGTCGGATGATCAGCACGCAGCCGCTCCTGCCCTTCCCCCGTACGGTCGCCGCCGGTCCCGAACCCGGCTCCGACGGGCCGGTCGGATTCGTCACGGGTCTGGTCGAGCGGCTGGGTGGCCCCGGCGCCGGGCTGGCGGTCGCGCTGGAGAACCTCTTCCCGCCGATCCCCAGCGAGGTGATCCTGCCGCTGGCGGGCTTCGTCGCCAGCCAGGGCCGGATGAGCCTGGTCGGGGCGATCGGCTGGACCACCCTCGGCTCGGTGGTCGGCGCGCTGGCCCTCTACTGGATCGGCGCGATGCTGGGCCGGGACCGGATGCGGGCCATCGCCGCCAAGCTGCCGCTGGTCAAGCTTGAGGACGTCGACCGCACGGAGGCGTGGTTCCTCCGGCACGGCGTCAAGGCGGTGTTCTTCGGCCGGATGATCCCGGTGTTCCGCAGTCTCATCTCGATCCCGGCCGGCGTCGAGCGGATGCCGGTGCTGACGTTCCTGCTCTACACGACGCTGGGCAGCCTCATCTGGAACACGGTCTTCGTCCTGGCGGGCTACCTGCTCGGCGAGAACTGGCACGTGGTCGAGGCTTACGTCGGCACGTTCCAGAACGTGGTCATCGCGGTGTCCGCGCTGGCGGTCGCGTGGTTCGTCGTCACCCGGGTACGCCGGTCCCGCGCCGCACGGCGTGACGCCGCGGCCTCCGCCTCCACGTCCGCCTCCACGTCCGTTTCCCCTTCCGCGAACTCGTCTGTCGGTGGTCCGTCCGTGGGCGGTCCGTCCGCCGAGGAGCACGGCGGCGACCTCGTCGGGTTCGCCCGGGGTCCGGCTGGGTACGCCGGCGGTCCGGCTGGGCACGGCCCGTCTGCCGGCGCCGATCGGGGCCTGCCGACCGGGCCGGAACGCGGCACGGGGGAGTACCGGGGAACGGTCTACCGCAGCGGCTCTTGGCGCGGCGGGCCTGAGCACTGACGGGTCGGCGCGTCCCGCCCGGCTGATCGACTCCGTGTCGGGGACATGGGGGTATCCCGTCTCGTTGATACCCCCACCTGCCCGGCACCCCGTCACGCGACGGCCCGCGTGGGCGGTTTGTCCGACCCGGCGCGGGGATGGGCGTGGCGTGGGGCGGGGTGGGGTGGGGTTGATCATGTCGGGCAGATGGGGGTATCCCGGCCCGCTGATACCCCCATCTGCCCGGCATCCCGTCACGCCCCCACCGGGATGGGCGGATTGTCCGACTCGGCGGGGTGGGTGGGGTGGGCGGGGAGTGGGTGCGGGGCGTGGGCGTCGAGGCCGGCACCGGCCCGGGGCGCGGGACCGGGGGTGGGGTGGCCGGCGGCACCCGGGGGCCGGAATCTCGGCGGGGTCGGGGTCGTTACACCTGACGCACGACCGAAGCAGCACCCGCCAGACCCCCGGCCCAGCAGACCCCGCCCCCAGGGTGGTGGCCGGTCGCCGGGAATGGGGGCGGGTCGCCGGTCGTTACACCTGGGCCCGGCGCGGTACCGCACGTGGCAGCCGGCCCGGTCCTTCCTCGTCTTTCCCCCTTTGTTCGTTGTTCGGGCGCCTCGACGTGGTGCTCGCACACCCCCGCGCCACCCCCGTTCGGGGCGTGAGGGTGTGCCGACCCCCGGATTGGAGTCACCCCCTCATGAACACGACCATCCTGCGTAAGAGCGTCCTCGGCATCGCCGGACTCGCGTTCGCCGGTGGCCTCGCCGCCGGCCCCCTGAACCACGCCACCACCGACACTGTTGACGCGCGGCCCGTCGCCGCCGTCCAGGCCGACAAGGCCGACAAGGCCGCTGGCGTGGACGCCGGGAAGCTCATCCCGCACGGTGTGCAGGGCGCGCAGTCGCGCATCGACCTCGACCCGGAGCAGACCGCCAACGTCAAGGCCGTCATCGCCGCCACGAAGAAGGCGGGCCTGGACGAGCGCGCCGCGGTGATCTCGATCGGCACGGCGTTGCAGGAGTCGAAGCTGGAGAACCTGGGCCACCTGGGTGACCGCAACGACCACGACTCCCTCGGCCTGTTCCAGCAGCGCCCCTCCAGCGGCTGGGGCACCCCGGAGCAGATCACCGACCCCCAGTACGCCACCACCGCGTTCCTCAAGGGCCTCCGACAGGTCGACGGCTGGCAGGACATGGCCCTGACCGACGCCGCCCAGACCGTCCAGGTCTCCGCCTACCCCGACGCCTACGCCCAGTGGGAACAGCAGGCCGCCGACCTCGTCACCCAGCACTGGAACAACAGCTGACACCAGCACGAACGCCACCGGCCGGGCCCCCGATCACAGGGGCCCGGCCGGTGGCGTCCTTACCGGTGGCGCCCCGGCCCTCGGCGGCCCCGCCTAGCGGGGTGTTAACAAGGGGCCCTTCCGCTACAGAAAGCGTTAACAAGGGGCCCTTCCTTGCCAGCCGGGGGGCGGAGTGATCCGATCCCGGGTCGGGTACGTACTGCCTGGCGGGGACCGCGAAAGGGGAGCACATGCCGGTGTCGGAGCATGACGCGTACCGCCGTCCGGAGGCCGTTCCTCCGGTGCCCGCACCGGTCGTCGAGGTGACCGGGGACCCCGTCCCGCAGCCGCCCGTCCCGGCCTGGCCGCGCGGCGTACGGCTGATGGTCGCCGCCGCGGTCGTGGTGCTGGCGTTGGGCGCCGGCGCGGTGGCGGTGACCCTGGCCAACCCGGACCGGCTGGGGGTGGCGTTCTCCGGCGGCAGGCCGGACGTCGGGTCGACGGTGCCGCTGGCGGCCGAGCCCGGCGGCGGGGGAGCGTCGGCCGACGGCCGGGTGCTCACCGCGCCCCTGGCCGGTAGGGCCCGGGCCAGTTTCGAGCTGGTCGACGGGCTGACCACGTTCGACCTGCGCATCGACGACCTCGGCGAGGACCTGTACCGGATCACCAGCCCCGCCGACGGCGGGGTGGAGCCCCGCCCGGAGCTCGTCGGCGACCGGCTGCGGGTGCGGATGGCGGTCAGCGGCCGGCGTGGCCCGGCCGTCGCGGAGGTCGTGCTCAGCTCCCGGGTGACCTGGCGGCTGCGGCTGGCCGGCGGGGTGACCGAGCAGGTGCTGGACCTGACCCGGGGACGGCTGACCGGGCTGGAGCTCGCCGCCGGGGCCACCCGCGTCGACCTGCGCCTGCCCCGGGTCGTCGGCACGCTGACGGTGCGGCTGACCGGCGGGGTGAACCAGTTGGTGGTCC
This genomic window contains:
- a CDS encoding type II toxin-antitoxin system PemK/MazF family toxin, translated to MAGLLRSVASRLGRVARGGAAPTRTPGPIPAQVARRRQVTALQRRELSYAPEPDGQADPGEVVWTWVPYEDDPRQGKDRPVLVVGRSSRTLFGLMLSSQSERDGQRHWLALGPGAWDRDNRPSWVRLDRVLTMREDSIRREGAVLDRARFDRVGQALRGGYGWR
- a CDS encoding GGDEF domain-containing protein encodes the protein MPDPLTIASGISAAGALVSAWQLRRRAMLAEAEIEHLQAELAAERHAASHDPLTGLPNRRAFFRLAATLLTDTAGQPLIAIVLDLDDFKQVNDRYGHAAGDQVLISVAERLAAFAGDNLVARLGGDEFAGLLATPTVDRRWIEHASRRLCESLAAPIPLGGLSLRVTASVGLAPVTCPTQLTEALDRADAAMYRAKSVGASRSARQLIDSARLAEC
- a CDS encoding DUF397 domain-containing protein; translation: MQQPRNGVPTAQLPPLTWLKSRRSNPSGNCVELAELPGGAGIAVRNSRYPDGPALIYTIDEIAAFVLGARDGDFDHLIG
- a CDS encoding helix-turn-helix domain-containing protein, with product MLLGAQLRRLREASGVTREGAGWEIRSSESKISRMELGRVGFKERDVADLLSLYGVTDATEREALLKLARDANSPGWWHRYGDVLPSWFQSYLGLEAAAALIRSYEVQFVPGLLQTPEYARAVVLLGHRGAGADEIDRRVSLRMQRQELLRRPRPPQLWAVVDEAALRRPIGGPQVMHDQLTALIEATRASHVRLQIIPFDAGGHAAAGGAFTILRFGDQDLPDIVYIEQLTSAIYLDKREDLDYYAAAMERLCVEAEPPERTPELLTRLRDELYPQ
- a CDS encoding SAM-dependent methyltransferase — protein: MTTDAPGTSTGPAHPSDRIDTSVAHPARRYNYLLGGKDNFQADRDSGDAMAAAFPTIRTAALENRRFLKRAVGHLAREAGVRQFLDIGTGIPTADNTHEVAQAADPHARVVYVDNDPIVLAHARALLTSTPEGATAYIDADLRDPERILSHPDLLRTLDLGQPVALMLVAILHFLPDPDHPYDVVRRLLEALPAGSYLAASHATYDHLPEQVAQESIAATRTGGANNVISLRSRAEFAGFFAGLELVDPGIVSIAQWRAEREPLPRPSVVDVSMYGAVARKP
- a CDS encoding serine/threonine-protein kinase — protein: MRLVPDADRQADWTTMSPFTPTLRLHDRYVLRERIGLGGMSEVWRADDEVLHRPVAVKALAAELAADPHLRATIQREARAAARLTHPHVTQVYDYGEAALGGGTVVPYLVMELVEGHSLADRLASGPLPWPEAVRLAGQVAAALAAAHRIGVVHRDIKPANIMLTESGAKVLDFGIAALAGPHQPRTGPDGDPRPGRSGSAPGAHQSRPGPDDEPMMGTPAYLAPERFRPGPPNPASDVYALGALLHRALAGRAPLPVQTWADALEAHAQRRQPPPLRVPGLPPDVAALTLACLSADPARRPSAAQLARRLGATPAGTRPAAASAPARPADPTPPDHPPTLVDRAGSWAAPARPGRSSGPASPPARVPGPVPAAEPARRAPRGPGQGNRLLGVLVAAGMALLVGVVALLALGDGAPPPPSGAPTTVASAAGKPTEPPRSAAAPPTTARSLPVTLRQLAAEFTALIDEAQARGDIDRETADDLREEVAELNRGRLKDRAKHLRDLREDIAEAVERDEIGGETAARLRELLTGFPGARGDAAG